The window TTGTAGGAGAACAACGCGACCCCGACCATGGCGACGATCAGCGGCAGCGATACCGGCGCCAGGCTGCCTTGCGCGTCCAGCATCACCGGCGCGGTGAGGATCTCCGCGCTTTGATGCGGGTGGCTGAAGCCGAGCCAGGCGATCAGCGCCAGCACCGCCACTTCCACCACCAGAAAGGCGCCGGTCAGCAGGGCGTTGGCCTTGATGTTGAAAATGGCGCAGATACCGCCGACCAGCACGGTGAGCATGCCGGCGGTCGAGGCGTCGAATTGGGTGCCCAGCGCGGTATTCAGGTAGGGCACTGCGCCGGTGGCCAGCACCGCCGGCACGAACAGCGAGGCGCTGAGGATAAACAGGTAGGTCTGCAACCCGCATAGGGTGCCGAACAGGCGCTTGATGATGCTGTATTCGCCGCCGGCGCTGGGGTGTGCGGCGCCGAGCTCGGCATAGCACAGCGCGATGGCGGCGGCGACGCAGGCGGCGATCAGAAACGACAGAAAGGCGCCGCTGCCGGCGTTGGCGATCGCCAGCGGCGCGATGACGAAGATCGAACTGGCCGGCGTCACGCCGGACGCGGTGATCATCACCACGTCGAGGACGCTGAGATTGCCTTTGAAGGTGTGTTCAGGGGCGGACTCTTTCATTGGGAACTACTCCATTAACGCTTGGGTGAATTGTTGTTGCCGCCAGAAGGGCGACTCTGTTGTCCTGCGTAAAGATGAAATGGAGCGCGTGGAAATACCGGGGAAGTGAACTTCCCCGGAAAGGACTTTTCGTTATTCTGGGATTACCCCTGCCCCGACGGGAAGCTGAAGCTGGCGAGCCGGGCGTCGCCGGAGGCCGGCCAGCGCTGGGTCACGGTCTTGCGTTTGGTGTAGAACCTGACGGCGTCCGGGCCGTAGGCGTGCAGATCGCCAAACAGCGAGCGCTTCCAGCCGCCGAACGAGTGGTAGGCCACCGGCACAGGCAGCGCCACGTTGATACCCACCATGCCGACCTGAATGCGGCTGGAGAAGTAACGCGCCGCTTCGCCGTCGCGGGTGAACAGGCAGGTGCCGTTGCCGTATTCGTGGGCGTCGATCAAGGCCATCGCCTCCGGCAGCGAGGCCGCGCGCACCACGCCGAGCACCGGGCCGAAGATCTCCTCCTGATAGATGCGCATGCCGGGCGTCACGCGATCGAACAGCGTCGGGCCGAGGAAATACCCCTGGCTGGGGCGGCCGTCGGCGCCGATCACGCTCAGTTCGCGGCCGTCCACCAGCAGCTCGGCGCCTTCGGCCACGCCCTGCTCGATATAGCCTTTCACCTTCTGATAATGCTGCTGGGTCACCAGCGGCCCCATGTCGTTGCGGTTGTCGCTGCCGGGGCCGACGCGCATGGCGGCCATTTGTTGCCGCAGCCCGGCGATCAGCGCGTCGGCGGTGCCGTCGCCCACCGCCACCACCAGCGGGATGGCCATGCAGCGCTGGCCGCAGGAACCGAAGGCCGCGCCCATCAGCGCGCCGACCGCGCCGGGGATATCGGCGTCCGGCAGCACCACCGCGTGGTTTTTGGCGCCGCCCAGCGCCTGCACCCGTTTGTTCTGGCCGCAGCCGGTGTGATAGATGTGCTCCGCCACCGGCGTCGAACCGACGAAGCTTATCGCTTTGACGCGCCCGTCATGCAGCAGCGTCTCCACCGCTTCGCGGTCGCCGTTGACCACGTTGAGCACCCCCGGTGGCAGCCCGGCCTCCGCCGCCAGCCGCGCGATATACAGCGCGGCGGAAGGCACGCGCTCGGAAGGCTTCAGCACGAAGGTATTGCCGCAGGCGACCGCCATTGGCCACATCCACAGCGGCACCATCGCCGGGAAGTTGAACGGGGTGATGCCCGCCACCACTCCCAGCGGCTGAAACTCGCTCCAGCTGTCGATGCCCGGGCCGGCCTCTTTGCTGTGTTCGCCTTTCAGCAGTTCCGGCACATAGCCGGCGTATTCGATATTCTCGATGCCGCGCTGCAGTTCGCCCAGGGCGTCGCTGAGCACTTTGCCGTGCTCGGCGGTGATCAATTGGCAGACGGCGTCGGCATGTTGCTCCAGCAGATCCTTGAGCTTCATCATGATGCGCGCGCGTTTCAGCGGCGGGGTATCGCGCCAGGCGGGATAGGCCTGTTCGGCGGCGGCGATGGCGCGCTCCACCGTGGCGCGGTCGGCCAGCTGCACCTCCTGCGCCGATTGGCCGGTGGCCGGGTCGTAAACCGGCTGGCTGCGTTCGCCCCCGGCGGCGGGCTCGCCGTTGATCCAATGGGTGATGGTCATGATTCTCTCCTTATTCGGTGGCGTTGAGGGCGTCGCCGACGGCGTTGATCAGCGCATCGATCTGCGCCTCGCTGCTGATGAACGGCGGCGCCAGCTGCAGGGTGTCGCCGCCGTAGCGCACGTAAAATCCGCTTTCCCAGCAGCGCATCGCCGCCTCGAAGGGGCGCCGCGCCGGTTCGCCGGGCCGCGCCGCCAGAGTGATGCCGGCCGCCAGGCCGATATTGCGAATGTCGGCGACGTGTTTGGCTCCTTGCAGGCTGTGCACCGCGCGTTCGAAATAGGGCGCCAGCGCCTGTACGCGCTCCACCATCTGTTCGCGCTGCAGGATGTCCAGCGTCGCCAGCGCGACAGCGCAGCTGACCGGATGGGCGGAGTAGGTGTAGCCGTGCGGGAATTCGAGCTGGTAGTCCGGCTCGCCGCCGTTCATGAAGGTGTGGTAGATCTCCGGCCGCACCACCACCGCGCCCATCGGCTGCGCGCCGTTGGTCACCTGTTTGGCGATGTTCATGATGTCCGGCGTGACGCCGAACGCCTCGGCGCCGGTCATCGCGCCGCAGCGGCCGAAGGCGGTGATCACTTCGTCGAAGATCAGCAGAATGTCATGCTGGGTGCAGATCTCGCGCAGGCGCTGCAGATAGCCGACCGGCGGCACAATCACGCCGGCGGAGCCGGAGAACGGTTCGACGATCACCGCGGCGATCGTCGAGGCGTCGCGCAGCGCGATGATGCGGTTGAGCTCTTCCGCCAGCTCCGCCCCCTGTTGCGGCATGCCGCGCGAAAAGGCGTTGCCGGCCAGCAGGGTGTGCGGCAGGTGATCCGCCTCGGCGCCGGCGCCGAACGCCTTGCGGTTGCCGGCGATGCCGCCGACCGAGATACCGCCGAAGTTAACGCCGTGGTAGCCCTTTTCCCGGCCGATAAAGCAGGTTTTGCCCGCCTGACCTTTGGCGCGCCAGTAAGCGCGCGCCATTTTCAGCGAGGTGTCCGCCGCTTCCGAGCCGGAGCCGGTGAAGAACACGTAATCCAGCCCCGCCGGCGTCATCGCTTTGATCTGGTTGGCTAGCTCGAACGACAGCGGGTGGCCGAACTGAAACGCCGGCGAGTAATCCAGCGTCGCCAGCTGGCGCTGGGCGGCGTCGGTGATTTCCTGCCGGCCGTGCCCCAATCCGCAGCACCACAATCCGGACAGGCCGTCGAAAATCTTTCTGCCGTCGTGGCTGGTGTAATACGCCCCCGCGGCTTGAGTAATGATGCGCGGCTGCGCTTTAAAATTGCGGTTGCCGGTAAAAGGCATCCAATGGGCCTCTAATCCTGCGGCATCGAGGTTATTTAGCGGGTGATTTTCAGCGGCCATGTTTTCCTCCGAACAGGAAAATAAGAGCGATTAATGAAATAAACTGAGTTGTTAACGAATTGTTGTGCGAAATTGACTATGTACCGCTTGTTCTCTACTGTGAATAATCATATGTCGAAACTTACTTAAGGTTTTATGCAAGTAAAAAAGCGCGCGCTGTTAGGACAATTGTCGGATATGGATCTGCGTTTGCTGCGGGTATTCAAGGCCGTGGTCGACTGCGGCGGCATGAGCGCCGCCGAACTGGAGCTGAACATCAGCCTGTCGACCATCAGCAAGCACATCAAGGATCTGGAGCAGCGGCTGGGCCTGACGCTGTGCCAGCGCGGGCGCGAGGGCTTTGCGGTCACCGACGAGGGGCTGATTATCTACCAGGAAACCGTCAACCTGCTGGCGGCCACCGAGGCGTTCCGGCGCGGGGTGGACGAGGTGCACCAGCGCATGGGCGGGCAGCTGCACGTGGCGATATTCGACCATACGGTCAGCAATCCGCAGGCGCAGATCGGCCGGGCCATCGCATTATTCAGCGAGCGCGCGCCGGAGGTTTCTTTGCAAATGTACGTGGAGCCGATTAATACCATTGAACGCGGCGTCATTGACGGGCAATTTCAGGTTGGCGTTATTCCCATGCACCGCAGCGCGGAAAGTTTATCTTATCATTCGTTATTCAGTGAGAGGATGTTCTTATATTGCGGCGCGCAGCATGAATTATTTTCCGGCCCCCATGAAACATTAAATTGGGATCTGCTGCACAATTATGCCTTCGCCGGATTAGGCTATCATTCGCCGAATATGGAACTGAGCCTGCAGCAACATTTGCATCGCAAGGCGACGGGGTTTGCGCAGGAGTCGATAGCGACGTTAATTCTGTCCGGCAAATACGTCGGCTTTTTGCCTGATCACTACGCGGCGTTTTTCGTGGCGCAGAATATGATGCGGGCGATCAAACCGGCGCTATTCCGCTATCACTGCGAATACTCCAGCGTGCTGCGCCGCTCGCCGGTGCCGCAGCGGGTGGTGAAGCTGTTCCATGAGTGCCTGCTGGCGGCCCACGGAACAGCGTGACGCTTACTGTTCTTTCTTCTTGCCGAAGATTCTGATCAGCGCGCCGACCAGGATGCCGACCGCGATGCCGGCAAAGATCCAGCCGATGATGCCCATTTCCTTAACTCCTGCTAGTGCGTTGATCTGATTATATAATCATTCGACGCGAAACGCCTCTTCGATCATCCGTTGCCGCTGCGCCGGTGCATAATCAATCCAGGAATTCTTGCTGTTGGATTTCTCCAGCGCCACCGCCAGCTCCTGGCCGGAAATCGGCAAATCGTCCTGCCAGAACGGCGCGATGGCGTGGCGGGTGATGAAGTCGGTCAGGTAGCTCTCCGGGCTGCCCTGCCAGTGCGGGTACAGGCGCGCGGCCAGCTCGGCCATCAGCGCGCGTTGCTGCGGCTGTTCGCTGTTTTCCAACAGGGCGAGGAACGGCAGGAGCAGGCGGCCGCAGACCTGCCCGTGGTGGTAGTCGCGCAGTGCGCCGATCTCGCCGGCGATGCCGTGAATGACCCCCAGCCCGGCGGCGCTCAGCGTCAGCCCGCCGAGGTAGGAAGCCTGCATGATCGCCTCGCGCGCCGCGTCGCTGCGGTTGAGCGCCGGCCAGGCGGCGAGGAAGTGGCGGATGCCGCTCAGCGACATGTCGCGCGTCATGGCGCCGGCGGTTTTCGACAGATAGGCCTCGAACAGGTGGGTGAAGGCGTCGATGGCGCAGTAGGCCAGCACCTTGTCCGGGGCGCCCGCCAGCAGCTGCGGATCGAGAATGGCAGTGTGCGGCACGAAGTTGTTATGGCGCAGCGAAGCTTTCACCTTGCTGATCTGGGTATCGGTGATCACCGCGTTCTGCGTCACCTCGCTGCCGGTACCGGCGGTGGTGGGAATAGCGATCAGCGGCAGGGTGGCGCCGCTGATTTTGCTGTCGCCCACCTTTTCCATATAGCGCAGCGTCGGCAGCGGATGCTCCACCAGCGCGGAGAACGCCTTGGCGGCGTCCAGCACGCTGCCGCCGCCGATGGCCACCACGCGCCGCACCTGTCCGCGCCAGCGCGCCACCCAGGCGTCGATTTCCTGCGGCGACGCCTCGTGGCTGACGATCTCGGTGCCGATGAACAGCGGCGCCAGCGATTCGCGCAGGCCGGCGTACACCGGGCCGTTGAGAAAAGATCGGCAGCTGAACAGCAGCGTCGGCTGCGGATCGGCAAGCAGCAGCGGCGACAGCTGTTGGATGCTGCCGTGGCCGAACCAGGTCTGGCGGTTGGCGATGATGTGGCTGACGGACATGAGGTCTCCTTGACGGCGTTGCAGATCGCGATGCCACAGCATAAGCCAGCGGGCGCGGAGCGGCCACCGCTTTCCCCGCCGCGGCAACCTGTGAGTTGTTTAACATGTAAACGATCGCGTTCTTGCATTTCGGCGCTGCGGATGCTTTTTTTAACAGTACCGGCCGCCATGCGGCCAACCCCATCCGGAATCGGTAGATTGTTAATGTATTAATAATGGCGAGGCGGGTATGGAAATTCAGGTTGAACGCTTGTCTGCGGTGATCGATGCGGTGGCCAGCCCGCGCTTTTATCCCAGCCTGTTGAATTGGCTGGAAGGGTTCTTCGCCTTCGACAACGCCATCGTCTATGCCTTCGAACGCGGTCGGCCGCCGCATTGCCTGATCAAAACCGAGCGGGAAAACAGCGATGCGGTCAACCAGCTCTACCAACAGGGCGCCTACCTGCAGGATCCGTTTTACCGCGCACTGAGCGACGGCGGCGAAGGTGAGGTGCTCACGCTGCGCCAGCTGGCGCCCTGCGGGTTTTATCACAGCGACTATTACCGCAATTTTTATCGCAAGACCGGCTGGCACGACGAGGCCGGCGTGCTGCTGCAGCTGACGCCGGAGCGCGGGCTGGGGGTGTTCTTCGGCTCGGCGCGCCGCACGGTGGCGGTGCGCTACCCGCAACGGGCGGATCTGCGCAGCGCGTTGACGCTGGTGAAAAGCGTGGCGCGGCTGCACGGTGAGGTGGTGGCGGCGCCGGCCGAGGCCGCGACGGTGAACAGCGACGGCGCGCAGGCGCGTTATCTGCTGACGCCGCGCGAGCGCGAGATTGTCGATCTGATCCTCGCCGGCTGCAGTTCGCAGCAGATTGCCGACCGGCTGTTCATCAGCCTCGGCACGGTAAAAAACCACCGCAAGAACATCTACGGCAAGCTGAACATCGGTTCGCAGGCCGAACTGTTCAGCCTGCTGCTGACCGTCCCGCAGCGACGCAGCGCGTGAATGTTAATTTTTTGTAGCGAATGTCCCTAAGGGGACATAGCGAACGATCCCACTGCTCCCGATAATCCGATGTCATGGCATAGGCAATCGGGAGTGCGGCAGTGAACAACGAAATCGAGTCCTTAACCTACTACGCGGCGACCAAAAAATACGATCTGCGCTTCCCGACGCTGGAAGAGGATCTGGACGTCGACGTGGTGATCATCGGCGGCGGCTTCTCCGGCATCAACACCGCGCTGGAGCTGGCGGAGAAGGGCATCACCAACATCGCCATTCTCGAAGGCCGCTATCTGGGTTACGGCGGCACCGGGCGCAACGGCGGCCAGGTGATGGCCGGCATCGGCCACGATCTGGAGAAGATCAAGCGCCACGTCGGCCCGGCCGGGCTGGAAACCATCTTCAAAATCAGCAATCTCGGCGCTGGCATTATCCGCGAGCGCATCAAGAAATATGACATCGACGCCGACTTCTGCTTCGGCTACGGCTATCTCGGCAGCAACGCGCGCCAGGAGAAGACCCTGCGCGGCTGGCTGAAGGAGTTCAAGGCGGTAGCGCCGCAGGAGGAGATTGAGCTCTACACCGGGGCGGAGGTGAAGCAGGTGGTGGGCTCCGACGCCTACACCTGCGCGCTGAAACACATGGGCGGCGGCCACGTGCATTCGCTCAACCTGTTGCTGGGCGAGGCTAAGGCGCTGAGCGGCTACGGGGTGAAAATTTTCGAGAACAGCAGCGTGCTCGACGTGGAGTATGGCCCGCGCATCACGGTGCGCACCGCCATGGGCTCGGTGCGCGCCAACAAGATGTTGTGGGCCTGCAACGGCTTTCTCAACGGCATGGAGCCGCAGATCTACCGCAAGACCATCAATACCTACGCCTTCCAGCTGGCCACCGAGCCGCTGTCTGACGATCTGATCCGCCAGATCAGTCCGATCCGCGGCGCTTACAGCGACATCCGCCCGGTGATCGACTATTACCGGGTGACCAACGAAAACCGGCTGCTGTTCGGCAGCGCCACCCGCCTGATCGAATATTTCCCGTCGGATCTCAAGGCCTGGAACCGCAACCTGATGCTGAAGGTGTTCCCGTACCTGAAAGACGTGAAGATCGATCTGGCCTGGGGCGGCCCGCTGTGCTGCAGCGCGAACCTGTTCCCGCAGATCGGCACGCTGCCGGATCGCGACAATGTGTTTTACGTGCAGGGCTACTCCGGCTTCGGCGTGACGCCGAGCCACATCGTGTGCAAGGTGCTGGCGGAGGGCATGAGCGAAGGATCCGATCGGTACGATCTGATGAGCTCGATCCCGCACGTCAACATCTTCGGCAAGGACAAGCTGCGGCGGGTGATGACCACCGCCGGTAAGGTTTGGCACCAGACATCCGGCTACTGGAAAGGCCGCCGTTAACCCTCAGAGGAGAATGACATGAAACCGTTACTGCTTAAACAACCACTGCCGGAACTGCTGGAGATCGGCAGCGTCAGCAACCTGGGCGCCACGGTGATCGCTGGCACGCCAAACGTCGGCGTGGCCAGCATCTTCGGCGAACCGACCGACAACCTGAACTGCGGCGTGTTCAGCTGCACCCGCGGCAGCTTCGTGATGGAGTATCCGTTCGCCGAGCACGCCACGGTGTGGGAAGGTAGCGCGACCCTGACCAACGAACGCACCGGCGAATCGGTGCAGTATCAGGCCGGCGACTCCTGGTTCGTCGAGAAGGGCACTCCGGTGCGTTGGGACATCACCTCGGATCGCTTCGTCAAACACTACCTCGCCATCGTCGAGGGCTGACGCCGTCATGCCCCCCTCAGCAGGCTGAATGCCGAGGGGGAGCGCCTTAGCCTAACGCCCGCGTAATAAAATCGGTCACCCGCTTGAGGATTTGATCCTTATTGGTTTCGTTAAAGCTCTCGTGCCGCCCGCCCGCATTGATCATCCGTTCGAAATCGTCGCCGCGCAGACGATCGAGCGCGGTTTGCGTTTCGCTCATCAGCACCAGCCGATCGTCGTCGCCGTGGATCCACAGCGTGGGCAGCGCGCCGAAGCCCGGCCCGGCGTTGATGGCGGCGAGGATCCGCTGCATGGCGCGCAGGGTGGGGCGCTTGAACGGCCCGTGCCACACCAGCGGATCTTCCTGATACGCTGCGCCGACCGCCGGATCGCGCGCCAGGGTGGCGGTATCCAGCGGCGCGTCGGGGATCGTCGGCAGTTCGGCCAGATCGGAGATCGCCGTTCTGTCGCCGAGCAGCGGGCCGGACAGCACCAGCGCGCGCACTTCCTCGCCATGGCGCTGCACGTAGCGGGTGGCGATCATGCCGCCCATCGAGTGGCCGATCGCCACCAGCGGCAAGGTGGGGTATTGCTGCCGGAAATGGCTGACCACGCGCTGCACGTCGTCGACCACGGCGTCATAATCTTCGATCAGCACGCGCTCGCCCTGCGACAGGCCGTGGCCGAGATGGTCGGGGCCGAACACCCGCGCGCCCTGCGCCTGCAGCGTGCGCGCCACGTATTGATAGCGGCCGAGGTGCTCGCCGTAGCCGTGTATCAGCAGCGCCAGATAGCGCGGCTTGTCGTTTCCCCAGTCGTGCACGGCGATGTCGCCGTGACGGCCTTTGATAAAGCTGACGGTTTGTTCGGACATGTTATTGTTCTCATGGTGGTAGGGTTGCCCTTCAGCGTAGCGGCTGGCGGCGAGCTTGTCAGGGGCGCCGGATGCGGCGCCCGCAGAGAGGGGATTACAGGTCGAACTGGCGCGCCAGTTCGTCGAGCGCTTCGCGCTGGAAGCGGTTGAAGGCGTCGCGCGGCTGCTGCTGCTGGATGAACGCCAGCAGCGGATCCTGCACTTCCGTGCGCACGCCGCTCAGCTGTTCCATTACCGCCAGCCCGCAGAACGGCACGTAGGATTCGGCGTAGCCGCCTTCGTGCACCATCACCAGCTTGCCGCCGCACAGCCGGTCGGCGGCGTCCTGCACCAGCGCGGTCATGGCGCGGAAGCTGTCGCTGTGCAGCTGCATGCGCGCCAGCGGATCGAGGGCGTTGGCGTCGTAGCCGCAGGCGACGATGATCAGCTCCGGCTCGAATTTTTCCAGCGCCGGGATGATGATGCGCCGCATGGCGTGCAGGTAGCCGTCGTCGCCGGCGCCGGCCAGCATCGGCACGTTAACGTTGCAGCCCGCCCCGTCGCCTTCACCGCGATCCTGCTCGCCGGAATAGCCCGCCGGGAAGCAGCCGTCCTGATGCAGCGACAGCGTCAGCACGTCGCCGCGCTGCCAATAGATGTGCTGGGTGCCGTTGCCGTGGTGCACGTCCCAGTCGAGCACCGCCACTTTTCCGAGGCCGTAACGGGCCTTGGCGCGCTCGATGGCGATGGGAATATTGGCCAGGAAGCAGAAGCCCATCGATTGATCCGGCAGGCAGTGGTGGCCCGGCGGGCGCGACAGCGCATAGGCATTATCCAGTTCGCCCTGCAGCACCGCCTCCACCGCCGCGCAGGCCAGCCCGGCAGAGAGTTTGGCGATTTCATAGCTGCCCGGCCCCAGCGGCGCTTCCTCCCCCAGCAGGCCGCCGCCGCTGTCGCTCACCTGTTTGAAGCGCTGCAGGTAGTGGGCGGGGTGGATGCGCAGCAGGTCTTCTTCCGTCGCCGGTTCGGCGCTCAGCAGGGTGAGCCGGCGCGACAGGCCGGATACGTCCATCAGGTTCTTCATGCGCCGTTTGGTTTCCGGCGATTCGGCATGGCCGGCGCCTGAGGGCGGTTGCACCCAGCCGCCGACCGGCAGGGTGGTGGCGTGCAGGCCGGTGCTGTGCCAGAAACAGCGTTCATCAAACAAGAAACCGGTTGTTCTTTTCACCTTTCTCCTCCTGTTATACGGCGCGGTGCGCGCGGTGAAGCCAGCGAAATCAACAGCAGCGACAGCAGCGCGCAGCCCAGCGCGCCGAGCAGCAAGGCGTTGAAACCGCCGGAAGATTCGATCAGAGAGCCGGCCAGCGTCGGGCCGATGGCCATGCCGCCGCCGATCACCAGGTTGATGCCGTTCATCAGCTTGCCGTCGTTATCCAGCCCGGCGACCCGCGCCAGAATGAACGGCAGCACGAAGGTCCAGGTGAATTTGAACAGCAGGGCGGCCAGGGCGAAGCGCAGCAGCAAGGGTTGGCCCGTCAGCAGCGCCACGCTGGCCAGCAGCAGGGCGTACCCCAGCACGATCAGGCGCCCGCCGCCGAAGCGCGCGCCGATCAGCGCCGCGGCGCCGGCGCCGACGATGCCGAGCAAGGTGGCGACGGCCAGCACCTGACCACTGTGAGCCGGCGACAGCCCGGCGCCGGCGGCGATGCCGCCGATAAAGGTCCAGACCGCGCTCAGGCTAATGTAAAAGGTCAGCACCGCCAGCACGGCGCACAGCTTGCGCGCCAGCGAGGCGGCGGGGCCGCTGCGGGCGGCGCGGGCGGCGGTGAAACCGTTGGGGAACGCCGGGATGAGCGGCAGGCAGCACAGCATGATGGCCGCCAAAATCAGGTAGACCGCCATCAGGCCGAAGTGCGCGAATAGCGGCGGCAGCACCAGCAGCCCGACCGCGCCCAGCACCAGCTGGCCGAGCACCCAGAAGGCATAGACGCGGCTGGGATTGGCGGTGCCGGCGGCGCAGGTGATGCACAGGATCATCAGGGTGCCGCCCGCCAGCGAGGCGATAAAGCGCAGTGGCAGCAGCAGGGTGAAATCCTGCACCAGCGCCGAAGCCAGGTTGCCGGCGATAAACACCAGCGCCGACAGCGTAGCGACCCGCCGCCAGTTGATGCGCCCGATCCACCACCACGCCGGCAGCGTGGCCAGGCTCATGGCGCCGAGTTCGGTGGAGAACAGGTGGCCAATCTGCGCCGGACCGAGCTGCCACTGCGCGGCGAGCTGGGCGGCCACGGCGGGGGCGGTCATCAGAATGCCCGGCGCGATGGCGGCGAAGACGATAATGGCGGTCAGCAGCCGCGGCGGGCAGGGGAGCGCCGCGCCGACGGCGGGCGCGGAAACCGAATCACTGGACATAAACCTTATTCCCCAAGCGTTAAGTGACGATGAAATATCCCGCTCGGCCCGATTGCGGGCAGGGGGAAGCCGCGCCATAAATGGCGAATACGTTCTGGCGTTATTTTCCGGCCGTCGGCAGCGGCGGCCGCTATCGGGCGTTAACCGTGGGCGAGAAAACCGCCGGCGACCAGTTCAGTGCGGTTCACCACGTCGGTTTTGGCGAAAATATTGCGCATATGGGTTTTCACCGTGGACAGCGAAATGCCCAGCTTCAGGGCGATGCGCTTATTGCTGGCACCTTCGCGCACCAGGTTGACGATCTCTTGCTCTTTGGCGGTCAGCAGCTGCGCCTCGCTGTCGGGCAGCAGATCGCGCGTCGCCAGCTCGATCAGCGGCAGCACCGCGCGCAGTCGGCCGCGCTCCGCTTCGGTAAACGGCGTATCGCGGATCAGCGATACCCCGGCGACGATGCGCTTGCGCTGGCGGATGAAGATCTCCGTCATGTCGCGCATGTCGTTCGGCAGCATAAAGTCGTGGTAATAGCGGCGGTTGCCGGCGATCGCCGCCGGGCTCATGCCGACCATGGTGATGTCCTGGCGATGGAAATTGGCCGGCTGCAGCGGGTCTATCTGCTGGAAGTGGTTCAGGTACTGCTGATGCGTTTTATCGGGCATGCCGTGCAGGATGTAGTGATCCGGCCGCAGGTCGCGATCGACCAGATAAAACACCCCGGCGGACACCGGGATCAGGTGCGTAATGGTCGCCAAACAACTGTTGATAAAGGCATCGGATGCGGTGCTGTGCATGATTCGTGTTCCTCCCTTTATCGTTCAACTGGAGAATGTTGGCGGTCAATATATGAACGATACAAGCATAGTTGTAGCAATTTGGCAACACAATAAAAACATATTAACAACGTGAGGCCGATTGCAATAAAACACATAAATAACAAGATGACACTGCGTTAGTCAGGGCTTTTCAGGCTGTATTCATCGCGATTTTCATTAATAGGTTAATGAAATAATTCACCGCTTTTCCCGCTGAATTTACAGCGCTTTTCAATGCTTGCCTGGGCGAAGCCCTCGCCGCTCTGCGCGTGCTACAACCGGCGCGACCGTCGCCGTCCCTCGTTCTTAAGAACGATAGCCAGGCTTTTCCACCGCTTCCTACACTGCGAATTGAAGATAGCGCCAGGCGGCGCCAAACGTATAAGACGAAAAAATGATGACCTTTCTCGGGCTGAGGCGTCGGGTTGTTCAGTCCACATGA of the Serratia marcescens subsp. marcescens ATCC 13880 genome contains:
- a CDS encoding alpha/beta hydrolase, whose translation is MSEQTVSFIKGRHGDIAVHDWGNDKPRYLALLIHGYGEHLGRYQYVARTLQAQGARVFGPDHLGHGLSQGERVLIEDYDAVVDDVQRVVSHFRQQYPTLPLVAIGHSMGGMIATRYVQRHGEEVRALVLSGPLLGDRTAISDLAELPTIPDAPLDTATLARDPAVGAAYQEDPLVWHGPFKRPTLRAMQRILAAINAGPGFGALPTLWIHGDDDRLVLMSETQTALDRLRGDDFERMINAGGRHESFNETNKDQILKRVTDFITRALG
- a CDS encoding class II histone deacetylase; this encodes MKRTTGFLFDERCFWHSTGLHATTLPVGGWVQPPSGAGHAESPETKRRMKNLMDVSGLSRRLTLLSAEPATEEDLLRIHPAHYLQRFKQVSDSGGGLLGEEAPLGPGSYEIAKLSAGLACAAVEAVLQGELDNAYALSRPPGHHCLPDQSMGFCFLANIPIAIERAKARYGLGKVAVLDWDVHHGNGTQHIYWQRGDVLTLSLHQDGCFPAGYSGEQDRGEGDGAGCNVNVPMLAGAGDDGYLHAMRRIIIPALEKFEPELIIVACGYDANALDPLARMQLHSDSFRAMTALVQDAADRLCGGKLVMVHEGGYAESYVPFCGLAVMEQLSGVRTEVQDPLLAFIQQQQPRDAFNRFQREALDELARQFDL
- a CDS encoding MFS transporter; translated protein: MSSDSVSAPAVGAALPCPPRLLTAIIVFAAIAPGILMTAPAVAAQLAAQWQLGPAQIGHLFSTELGAMSLATLPAWWWIGRINWRRVATLSALVFIAGNLASALVQDFTLLLPLRFIASLAGGTLMILCITCAAGTANPSRVYAFWVLGQLVLGAVGLLVLPPLFAHFGLMAVYLILAAIMLCCLPLIPAFPNGFTAARAARSGPAASLARKLCAVLAVLTFYISLSAVWTFIGGIAAGAGLSPAHSGQVLAVATLLGIVGAGAAALIGARFGGGRLIVLGYALLLASVALLTGQPLLLRFALAALLFKFTWTFVLPFILARVAGLDNDGKLMNGINLVIGGGMAIGPTLAGSLIESSGGFNALLLGALGCALLSLLLISLASPRAPRRITGGER
- a CDS encoding helix-turn-helix transcriptional regulator produces the protein MHSTASDAFINSCLATITHLIPVSAGVFYLVDRDLRPDHYILHGMPDKTHQQYLNHFQQIDPLQPANFHRQDITMVGMSPAAIAGNRRYYHDFMLPNDMRDMTEIFIRQRKRIVAGVSLIRDTPFTEAERGRLRAVLPLIELATRDLLPDSEAQLLTAKEQEIVNLVREGASNKRIALKLGISLSTVKTHMRNIFAKTDVVNRTELVAGGFLAHG